One Mycolicibacterium rufum genomic window, GTCGGCTGCGTCCCGCGGCCGGGCACCAGGTGCTCGTCGGCCGAGGCGCCGCTGCCGTCGCACAGGTGCAGGTGCACCAGGCCCTCCCCCATCCGGCGCGCCATGTCGACGGCGTCGGTGCCCGCGGTCGCGGTGTGCGACAGGTCCAGCGTGTAATGGGCGTGGCCACCGTCGAGCGGGTCATAGGACGGGGCGAACGCCGAGATGCCCGGCCCCGGCAGACCGCCGCGCTTGCGCATCCGCTCGATCGACGTCTGCCCGGCACCGAAGAACCGGTCCGCGCGGAACGGGAACATGTTCTCCACGGCGACCATCACGTCGCTGCCCGCCTCGAGCTCGGCGACCTGGTCGGAGAAGCCCTCCGCGTAGCGGCGCTGCCAGCGGAACGGCGGGTGGACCACGACCGTCTGCGCGCCGAGCTGTTCGGCCGCGCGCACGCTGCGCTCCAGTTTCGGAATCGGGTTCGCGCCCCACACCCGCTGCGAGATCAGCAGGCACGGCGCATGCACGGAGAGCACGGGCACGTCGTACCGCTTCGACAGCTCGGCCACTGCTTCGACGTCCTGGCTGACCGATTCCGCCCACACCATCAGCTCGACACCGTCGTAGCCCAGTTTCGCGGCGTACTCGAAAGCAGCCTCGGTCTTCAGCGGATAGACCGAGGCCGTCGACAGGCCGACCTTGATGGCAGGGCGCACCCGGTCAGCCTGATTGCAGCAGCGCCAGCGGGCCGAGGGTGACCAGCGCGCCGACCGCCACCGCGATCAGCGTGCTGCCGATGTCCTCGGTCTTGCGCACCACCCGCACACCGACCACCAGGCCCAGGATCACCAGGACCGAGAGCACCAGCGCGACGATGTTGTTCCACTTCCACAGCTGGTCGAACGCCACGAACAGGCCGGCGCCGAACACCACCGCGACGACGCTCTGCCCGACGATCCACAGGCCGTGCACCACCGGCGACATCTGCCGCGGCTCCTCGTCCTCGTCCTCCTCGTCGAGGTCGAGGTCCTCGGGCGAGGGCCGGGTGCCGCGGCGCGCGACGTCGTCGGCGACGGTCTCGCCGCCGAACAGCGGGTCCGAGGTCGAGCGCAGGTAGGACGGCAGCTCGTCGTCGCCGTCCTTGTCGTCGTCGACCTCGGCCTCGGTCTCCGTCTCGGCGTCCGTCGCGAGGTCTGCGGCGACCTCGTCCTCGGTGTCGACGACGGCCGTGTCGGCCTCGGGCTCCTGCTCGGCCACGTCGGCGTCGTCGAGGTCGACCGACTCCTCGGTCTCGGCGTCGATGGGGTCCGGGCTCATCAGCTCGGCGTCGACCGCCGCGGTGTTCCTGCGGCCGAACCGGCCGAACGGTGAGCGGCGCGGTGGTGCGACGAACTCGACCGGGTCGGACTCCGTGTCGCGCTGTTCGACGTGGGCGGCGTACTCCGCCACGGCGTCGGCGTAGTCGTCCTCGTCCTCGGCGGTGTCGGTGGTGCTGGTGTCGGTGGTGTCGGGTTCGGTGGTGTCGGGTTCGGCCTCGACCTCGACCAGTTCGTCGTCGGCCTCGGTGACCTCGGCCGCGTCGGCGAGGTCATCGGCCTCGGCCTCGGGCTCGTCCTCCGGTTCGATCTCCGGCTCGGGCTGCGCTTCCGCGTCGGCCTCGGGCTCCGGTTCGGCCTCGGGCTCCGGTTCGACCTCCGGCACCGGCTCGAGCTCCGGCTCGGCGAGCGCTACCGGCTCCTCGGCGGGCACGGGCGCCGGTTCGTCGGGGCGGACGATCGGGATCTCGCCGGTGAGTTCGGCGACCGTGACGGCGTCGGCGTTGCCGCGGCGGCGGCGGCGCCGGCCGCCGACCGGGGGTGCGCCGATCGTGCCGTTCTTGGCCAGCAACTCGGCGACCGAGATCGGCCGGGTGTTGCTGTACTCATCTGATCCAGTCATCGCCTGTTTGCCTTTGAGCCTCGCTGCTTACCGTCCAGCATTACGCACTGACATCCGCCTGGAGGCCGTTTCACCGCCCACGAGGGCCGTGCCATCGGCTTCGCTGTCGAGTTTGCGCAGAATCAATCCCTCCCGCAACGCCCAGGGACAGATGTCCACACTTTCGATACCGAGCGCCTTCATGCTGGCTTCGGCGACCAGGGCCCCGGCGACGATCTGCGGTGCTCGGTCGGCGCTCACCCCTTCCAGTTCGGCACGGTCGGACGCGGTCATCCTAGAGATGAAAGCTATGAGCTGACGAAGACCGGCTGCGGTCAGGGTGCGTTTGACCCGGGGTCCGGCACCCGAGGGCGCGGCGCCGGTGAGCCGGGCCAGCGAACGGAACGTCTTGGAGGTGGCGACCGCAAGATCGGGGCTGCCGGCCTCGGTGATGGCGGCGCCGGCCTCGGCGAGCTCGTTGGCCAGCCAGTCCCGCAGCATCGCCACGCGCCGGCGGCCCGGCGGATCGTCGGGCAGCCACTCGCGGGTCAACCGGCCGGCGCCCAGCGGCAGCGACATCGCGACGTCGGGCTCCTCGTCCACCCCGCTGGACAACTCCAGCGAGCCTCCGCCGATGTCGATGTTGATGATGCGTCCCGCGCTCCAGCCGTACCAGCGCCGCACCGCCAGGAAGGTCAGCCGCGACTCGTCGACGCCGGTGAGCACCCGCAGATCCACGCCGGTGTCGGACTTCACCCGCGACAGCACGTCTTCGGAGTTCTTCGCGTCGCGCACCGCCGACGTCGCGAACGCCATCAGCTCCGAGCAGCCCGAGCTGGTGGCGATCTTGGCGAACTCGTCGATGGTGCCGATCAGCTTGTCGGCGCCCCGGCGGGTGAGTTTGCCGGAGCTGTCGATGGCCTCGGCGAGCCGCAGCGAGGCCTTGGTCGAACTCATCGGCGTCGGGTGCCCACCGCGGCGGGCGTCGACCACCAACAGGTGGACGGTATTGCTGCCCACGTCGAGCACGCCTAATCGCACCCGTCCAACCTAATGGGTCTACCGTGGAAAACCGTGACTGGTCCGTACCCGGGTGAGGTGGAACTCGATTTCGCCCGCGAATGGGTGGAGTTCTACGACCCCGAAGATCCCAAGCACCTGATCGCCGCGGACCTGACGTGGCTGCTGTCGCGGTGGACGTGCGTGTTCGGCACACCGGCGTGCAAGGGCACGGTCGACGACCGGCCCGACGACGGATGTTGTTCGCACGGTGCGTTTCTCTCCGACGACGACGACCGCGCCAAACTCGATGACGCGGTCACACTGCTCACCGATGAGGACTGGCAGTTCCGCAGCAAGGGCCTGGGCCCCAAGGGCTACCTGGAGTGGGACTCCTACGACGATGAACCCACGTTGCGGACGCGAAAGTACAAGGGCGCGTGCATTTTTCTGAACCGTCCGGGATGGCCGGCCGGGATCGGGTGTGCGTTGCACACCAAGGCACTGAAGATCGGTGTGGAACCGCTCACCCTCAAGCCTGAGGTCTGCTGGCAGCTGCCGATCCGGCGCACCCAGGAATGGGTGACGCGGCCCGACGGCTCGGAGATCTTGAAGTCGACGATCACCGAGTACGACCGGCGCGGTTGGGGTGAGGGCGGACTCGACCTGACCTGGTACTGCACCGGCGATCCGAACGCCCATGTCGGGGAGAAGCCGGTGTGGCAGTCCTACGCGCCGGAGCTCACCGAGCTGCTGGGTGAGAAGGCGTATGCGGAGTTGGCGGCAATGTGCAAGCGGCGCAGCGGCTTGGGACTGATCGCGGTGCATCCCGCGACGCGGGCAGCGCAGTGAGGGAATCGCTCTTCCTGTTCCGGTTGATCCCGCCGCGCGCGGATTTCGCGCAGACGCTGACCGATGCCGAGCAGCACGCCATGGACGGCCACACCGAGTACTGGAAAGAACTGCTCGCCGCCGGCCGGGTCGTGGTCTACGGACCGGTCGCCGACCCCGAGGGCGTGTGGGGGCTCGGCGTGCTGCGCGGCGCCGACCGCGCGGAGGTGCTCGCGATCGGCGAGGCCGACCCGTCGGTGCGGGCCGGGGTCACCACGTTCGAGGTGCTCGAGATCCTGGGCGGCCGGACGGGATAGCGACCTGGCGCGGCGCCGCGCCGCGTCGGATCGCCGGGGCCACCGGGCGGCCCTGCAGCAACCCGGCCACGCTGCCGGCGTCGACGGCGTAGCGGTACGTCGGGAGCGCGTCGCGCACCGCGGCGACGGTGGCGTCGATGTCGTCGTCGCCGTGAGCGGCGGAGGTGACGAACGACTGGCCCAGGACGCCGCGGCGCAGCAGTTCCTGCAGGAACAGGGTGCGGTAGGCCTGCGAGGGCACGCCGTCGGCGTCGCCGGTGACGAACACCAGGCACGACGGGCGCCCGATCACCCGGATGTGGTCGGTGAGCCCCGCCTCGGCGACTGCGGCGCGCACCCCGGCGGTCAGCCGGCGGCCTGCGTGCTCCATCCGCGCGACCGGATCCTCCGTGCGGTAGGCGGCGACGACGGCGCGAAACGCCGCCAGCGACGCCGTCTCCGGGCCGTGGGTGGTGGAGAGCAGGAACACCCGGTCGGCGTCGGTGCGCAGTCCCCCGCGTTCCATGTACTCGCGCCGGCCCGCGAGTGCCGAGAGCGGGAACCCGTTGGCCATCGCCTTGCCCCAGCACGACAGGTCGGGGGTCACCCCGTAGACCGCCTGCGCACCGCCGGCTGCCCAGCGGAAGCCGGTGATCATCTCGTCGAACACCAGCAGGGTGCCGTGCCGGTCGCACAGTTCGCGGACCCCCGCCAGGAAGCCGGGCGCGGGCTCGGCGGTCGCGGTGGCCGCCTCCATCACCACGCACGCCACGTCGTCGCCGGCCAGGACGTCCGCCAGCGAGGCGAGGTCGTTGTAGCCGAACCGCACCGTCGCCGCGGCGTGCTCGGCGGGGATGCCGCCCGCCATCGCGGTGGTCCCGATGAACCAGTCGTCGGTGGAGTAGAACGGCTGGTCGCAGATCGCGACCCGGATACGCCCGGTGACCGCGCGGGCCAGCCGCACCGCCGCCGTCGTCGCATCGGAACCGTTCTTGGCGAACTTGACCATGTCGGCGCCGGGCACCAGCGACAGGAAGTCCTCGGCGGCAGCCACTTCCAGTGCGGTGGGCCGGCTGAAGCTGACCCCGCCGGCGATCGCGCGGGTCACCGCGTCGACGACCGGCGGATAGCCGTGCCCGAGGGTCACCGAGCGCAGCCCCATGCCGTATTCGATGTAGGCGTTGCCGTCGACGTCCCACACCCTGCAGCCGTGACCGTGCGTCAGCACCGGGGGCATCGACTCCGGGTACTGGTCGGGGCCGCGGGCGTAGGTGTGCGCGCCACCGGGCACCAGGTCGTGCAGCCGGTCCTGCAGTTGCCGTGATCCCGCGAAACTCTTCGGCTCAGAGGTGAATTCGCCGTCGAGGACCCAGCGGCCCGCGAGCTGGGGCCACTGCGCCGACACCTCGTCCAGCAGGTCGCCGAGGGTCAGCAGGACGCGGTCGGGTGCCGCGTCGGCCAGGGCCTGCGGCGCGACGATCGGGATGTCGGTGCCCGGCATCCGCCGCCCCTGCTTGGCCGGGGACGCGTCGGCGACCGCGGCGATCAGTGACTCGTCGACACCCGCACGGCTGAACAGCGCCACCGCGCGCGACGCAGCGCCGTAGGCGTAGACGCGGCGACCCGCGCGGCGCTCCTCCTCCAGCCAGCACCGCAGCGCCACCGTCTGCGCGTCGGCGGCGTCCTGCAGGGCCGCGACCGCCGCCGGCTCGGTGAGCCCGGCCTCGGAGTCCAGCACCGCGGCCACCGACGGTCCCGGCTCACCGGCGCCGTGCACGGCGGCCACCAGCACGGTGCCGCCGTAGAGGTCGAACGTCCACGCCTGGGCCGCCCGCATGCCGACCCGCTCCAGTTGGGTCAGCAGAGCTGCAGTCGAATAGTAGGCGAAGTGACCGTGCCGCAACGCATTCCACTGCCCGTGCCGGACGATCGCGGCCAGGCTGTGGAACTGCAGCAGCAGCACCCCGTCGGGCGCGGTGGTGGCCGCGCGCCGCGCGAAGGCCGCGTGCTGATCGGCCTCGTGCATGATGCCGAAGCAGTCGAGCACCACGTCGGCGGGGCCCTCGGAGCCCCGGTAGCCGCGCTCGGTCAGCAGCGGCAACCAGCTGCCGCCGTGCGGGCTGCCGAACTCACGGACCGTGCCGCCGGCCAGCCAACCGGCCTCCGCCACACACCGGACCGCTTCTGCCGCCTGGTCTTTCAGAGCCTGCGGTTCGATGCCGCGCGGCTCGTCGGTCTCGGTGTCGTCCTCGGCGAGCTGGGCCAGTCCGCAGCAGGCGCACACGTCCATCGCGAGGTCGTGCCTCACCTCCGTGCCGGTGGCGGGCCGG contains:
- a CDS encoding sugar phosphate isomerase/epimerase family protein, producing the protein MRPAIKVGLSTASVYPLKTEAAFEYAAKLGYDGVELMVWAESVSQDVEAVAELSKRYDVPVLSVHAPCLLISQRVWGANPIPKLERSVRAAEQLGAQTVVVHPPFRWQRRYAEGFSDQVAELEAGSDVMVAVENMFPFRADRFFGAGQTSIERMRKRGGLPGPGISAFAPSYDPLDGGHAHYTLDLSHTATAGTDAVDMARRMGEGLVHLHLCDGSGASADEHLVPGRGTQPTVEICEALAASDFAGHVILEVTTSGARSAAEREALLTESLQFARAHLLR
- a CDS encoding Ppx/GppA phosphatase family protein gives rise to the protein MRLGVLDVGSNTVHLLVVDARRGGHPTPMSSTKASLRLAEAIDSSGKLTRRGADKLIGTIDEFAKIATSSGCSELMAFATSAVRDAKNSEDVLSRVKSDTGVDLRVLTGVDESRLTFLAVRRWYGWSAGRIINIDIGGGSLELSSGVDEEPDVAMSLPLGAGRLTREWLPDDPPGRRRVAMLRDWLANELAEAGAAITEAGSPDLAVATSKTFRSLARLTGAAPSGAGPRVKRTLTAAGLRQLIAFISRMTASDRAELEGVSADRAPQIVAGALVAEASMKALGIESVDICPWALREGLILRKLDSEADGTALVGGETASRRMSVRNAGR
- a CDS encoding YciI family protein, whose product is MRESLFLFRLIPPRADFAQTLTDAEQHAMDGHTEYWKELLAAGRVVVYGPVADPEGVWGLGVLRGADRAEVLAIGEADPSVRAGVTTFEVLEILGGRTG
- a CDS encoding glutamate-1-semialdehyde 2,1-aminomutase translates to MSTAGCRSCGHHRLHRVLDLGAVPAADHFPPADRPATGTEVRHDLAMDVCACCGLAQLAEDDTETDEPRGIEPQALKDQAAEAVRCVAEAGWLAGGTVREFGSPHGGSWLPLLTERGYRGSEGPADVVLDCFGIMHEADQHAAFARRAATTAPDGVLLLQFHSLAAIVRHGQWNALRHGHFAYYSTAALLTQLERVGMRAAQAWTFDLYGGTVLVAAVHGAGEPGPSVAAVLDSEAGLTEPAAVAALQDAADAQTVALRCWLEEERRAGRRVYAYGAASRAVALFSRAGVDESLIAAVADASPAKQGRRMPGTDIPIVAPQALADAAPDRVLLTLGDLLDEVSAQWPQLAGRWVLDGEFTSEPKSFAGSRQLQDRLHDLVPGGAHTYARGPDQYPESMPPVLTHGHGCRVWDVDGNAYIEYGMGLRSVTLGHGYPPVVDAVTRAIAGGVSFSRPTALEVAAAEDFLSLVPGADMVKFAKNGSDATTAAVRLARAVTGRIRVAICDQPFYSTDDWFIGTTAMAGGIPAEHAAATVRFGYNDLASLADVLAGDDVACVVMEAATATAEPAPGFLAGVRELCDRHGTLLVFDEMITGFRWAAGGAQAVYGVTPDLSCWGKAMANGFPLSALAGRREYMERGGLRTDADRVFLLSTTHGPETASLAAFRAVVAAYRTEDPVARMEHAGRRLTAGVRAAVAEAGLTDHIRVIGRPSCLVFVTGDADGVPSQAYRTLFLQELLRRGVLGQSFVTSAAHGDDDIDATVAAVRDALPTYRYAVDAGSVAGLLQGRPVAPAIRRGAAPRQVAIPSGRPGSRAPRTW